A region of Saccharomyces kudriavzevii IFO 1802 strain IFO1802 genome assembly, chromosome: 14 DNA encodes the following proteins:
- the RHO5 gene encoding Rho family GTPase RHO5 (similar to Saccharomyces cerevisiae RHO5 (YNL180C); ancestral locus Anc_2.75) — protein MRSIKCVIIGDGAVGKTSLLISYTTNSFPTDYVPTVFDNYSTTIAIPTVTANDPLELDNGNIKGGSFSSASSLPSTERKLYKINLWDTAGQEDYDRLRPLCYPQTDIFLICFSVSEHASFANVTEKWLPELKQTSNIENTSLFTELRKYPILLVGTKSDLRDDPSTQKKLLEANSDYVSQEEIDEVVHEYGFMGYTECSAATQAGVREVFEHAVRYAIYEPGSTNQKAANQTPSDELTTATTNINDDKNILEKKQQPHHNNSTDSTLPKDNLQQEKEAPNAKSTKKQQKDKAHEQARNKNTTMASKAHSNKQTKPKVRNEKKKKKSKCVIL, from the coding sequence ATGAGGTCCATCAAGTGCGTAATAATTGGTGATGGTGCAGTGGGTAAAACATCTCTTCTAATATCATATACTACCAATTCTTTTCCAACCGACTATGTTCCAACGGTTTTTGATAACTATTCTACCACTATAGCTATCCCCACCGTAACTGCAAATGACCCCTTAGAGCTTGACAATGGTAATATTAAAGGAGGATCATTTTCCTCCGCCAGTTCTCTGCCAAGTACGGAAAGAAAACTATATAAAATCAATTTATGGGATACTGCAGGACAGGAAGATTACGATCGTTTAAGACCGTTATGTTACCCCCAAActgatattttcttgatatgCTTCTCTGTAAGTGAACATGCCAGTTTTGCCAACGTTACCGAAAAATGGTTACCTGAGTTGAAACAGACTTctaatattgaaaataccTCTCTGTTCACTGAATTAAGGAAATATCCTATTCTATTGGTCGGCACCAAAAGTGATCTAAGAGATGACCCGTCTActcagaaaaaattactagAAGCAAACTCTGATTACGTGTCTCAAGAGGAAATAGATGAAGTCGTACACGAATATGGGTTTATGGGATATACAGAATGTTCTGCTGCCACTCAAGCGGGTGTTCGAGAAGTTTTCGAGCATGCAGTGAGGTACGCCATTTATGAGCCGGGGTCCACTAACCAGAAAGCGGCAAATCAGACCCCTAGCGATGAACTAACGACCGCAACAACTAACATCAACgatgacaaaaatattctagagaaaaaacagcaACCACATCACAATAACAGTACAGATAGTACTCTTCCGAAGGACAATTTACAACAGGAGAAGGAAGCTCCTAATGCCAAATCTACCAAAAAGCAACAGAAAGATAAGGCTCACGAACAagcaagaaacaaaaacacCACGATGGCCTCAAAGGCACATTCCAACAAACAGACCAAGCCAAAGGTaagaaacgaaaagaagaagaaaaagtcaAAGTGTGTAATACTTTAA
- the TDA7 gene encoding Tda7p (similar to Saccharomyces cerevisiae YDL211C and TDA7 (YNL176C); ancestral locus Anc_2.79), protein MSSNSTIGWDTSSQSGTELLSFSEPNSSPVSSSTDVLLTSSSTLIPEQGSLTSLPTGSDTYTHTYHSSSSTFDDNMYSSFSGSSTYTLVSSSIDSLSSGQNTESSQYDSTTTSYSIITPSLSMLSSAPSTLSTLPMSISSPSTLSPPSTLSSTSSLTISLSLSSSLLSSSSPSSSPASTYSNSEELSLDSASATFSSSITTAISPSYTALFSIFTTSSQISMTSQTTSISFTPSTTSSDDIRFSNFDQGTSILTDTYSSLPLSATDSSLTDKPSKLNSSDSSTFSVASKTTTSIPTLISIISSSSAPSSNRIPSGGTKSTYLSSSASNVTYSSQLMISTSSSDVPLTTSALTTTTVATPSTSTSNPAYNMGPISSSGDSKTIYYFYTQAYDITGSSTTFATGLPTTIALAKSAATSFLAPSSTITADMSFYQHWLDGSLDNNQNQGTSKSNTGTIVGSVVGGVGGILVCALVVWFILFKKRKAKRAFKESDSFSHEIGRRTGFPTTAQAKETSLHAQESGAQQGSIENASTSNPFSNEFNFKARGAPPVPLPRNGMTINNFSQTMRNDAMNAENRFSYGSSFTYSSLGSSTQGGFSTLSSNSIRLGHGLDNNASNDGRSPSQNNPEGFLREII, encoded by the coding sequence ATGAGCTCTAATAGTACCATCGGGTGGGACACCTCTAGTCAATCTGGTACGGAATTACTGTCCTTCAGTGAACCGAATAGCAGTCCAGTTTCGTCATCGACCGATGTTCTACTcacatcttcttcaacattaATACCGGAACAGGGAAGTCTGACCTCATTGCCAACTGGTTCTGACACGTACACTCACACCTACCACTCTTCTAGTTCAACTTTTGATGATAATATGTATTCTTCCTTCTCCGGGTCTTCGACATACACTTTAGTATCGTCTTCCATCGACAGTTTATCGAGTGGGCAAAACACAGAAAGCTCACAATATGATTCAACCACTACTTCATACTCTATAATTACGCCATCTCTATCGATGCTTTCATCAGCACCGTCCACATTATCCACATTGCCAATGTCGATATCGTCACCATCAACATtatcaccaccatcaaCACTATCATCAACGTCGTCATTGACAATatcattgtcattatcTTCGTCGTTGTTGTCCTCTTCATCGCCGTCATCATCGCCAGCATCGACATATTCAAACTCCGAAGAGCTCTCGCTCGACAGCGCCTCTGCTACTTTCTCCTCATCAATAACTACTGCCATATCCCCTAGTTATACTGCCCTGTTTTCTATATTTACAACTTCTTCGCAAATTTCCATGACTTCGCAAACCACGTCAATAAGTTTCACACCTTCTACAACATCAAGCGATGACATCAGATTCTCTAATTTTGATCAGGGTACTTCCATATTAACAGACACTTACTCTTCCTTGCCTTTATCAGCGACCGATTCTTCTCTGACAGATAAACCTTCAAAGTTGAATTCATCAGACTCATCGACATTTTCAGTTGCTTCAAAAACTACTACTTCCATACCGACATTAATTTCAATCATAAGTTCAAGTAGTGCGCCATCTTCAAACCGCATTCCATCAGGTGGTACGAAAAGCACATATCTGAGCTCTTCCGCCAGCAACGTTACATATTCTTCTCAGCTAATGATTTCTACTTCTAGCAGTGACGTGCCACTGACAACAAGCGCTCTCACCACCACTACGGTTGCTACGCCTTCAACGTCAACATCTAATCCAGCTTACAATATGGGACCTATATCAAGCTCCGGAGACTCTAAAactatttattatttctatACTCAAGCTTACGATATTACTGGCTCTTCTACAACATTTGCGACTGGTTTACCCACTACTATCGCGCTTGCAAAAAGTGCAGCAACCTCATTTTTGGCTCCATCCTCAACCATTACTGCAGATATGTCTTTTTATCAGCATTGGCTAGACGGTAGTTTGGACAATAACCAAAATCAAGGCACTTCGAAGTCAAACACTGGTACCATTGTTGGAAGTGTAGTGGGTGGTGTTGGAGGCATCCTTGTATGTGCGCTCGTAGTTTGGTTCATCCTGTttaaaaagagaaaagcCAAGAGAGCATTCAAGGAAAGCGACTCCTTCTCTCACGAAATTGGACGCAGGACGGGGTTCCCCACAACTGCTCAAGCAAAAGAGACTTCGCTCCATGCTCAAGAGTCTGGAGCCCAACAAGGAAGCATTGAGAATGCTTCTACCAGTAATCCCTTCAGCAATGAATTTAATTTCAAGGCAAGGGGTGCTCCTCCAGTACCACTACCAAGGAATGGTATGACCATCAATAACTTCTCACAAACTATGCGCAATGATGCTATGAACGCGGAAAACAGATTTTCGTACGGTTCCTCATTTACATATTCGTCGTTGGGTTCATCGACTCAGGGTGGATTCTCtactctttcttcaaattcaataCGCCTAGGACATGGGCTAGATAATAATGCCTCAAATGACGGAAGAAGTCCTTCACAAAACAATCCAGAAGGGTTTCTGAGAGAAATCATATGA
- the MDG1 gene encoding Mdg1p (similar to Saccharomyces cerevisiae CRP1 (YHR146W) and MDG1 (YNL173C); ancestral locus Anc_2.81) — translation MQSNLPQFTFKWPKGPKAVILTGAFDEWKGTLPMVKDSSGAFEITLPVKFDSPDSKLFFKFIVDGQWLPSKDYKVTSDEAAENNFITKEDITQQYGNSTGMLVPESAGLAVSKNSTLIEPEEGKPVKLRRFKIKRVIKTNKKTGESSIFSQEVTELHDSEDEEQQVNKNGKNIDDSSGTATMIENNIGAVNEEKSVKPYEEKQHKVSLVRNEESITDLGKTQSSDSRLFELSAEELEKEEEEEEEEQNQDDTGADAEVAKIPNEKPLNEATNTENPQEDVAVGAAAMTVEETHGKPAGEVTAKAQILEAKQKLPAATAKEVEVKRSNKSARSAGTNGAPREKVQESPAKKGGFFRKLSQLLK, via the coding sequence atgcaATCAAACCTACCTCAATTTACGTTCAAATGGCCCAAGGGTCCCAAGGCCGTCATTCTAACGGGCGCTTTCGATGAATGGAAGGGTACTTTACCCATGGTGAAGGACTCCAGCGGCGCATTTGAGATAACCCTGCCGGTGAAGTTTGATAGTCCTGATagcaaacttttttttaagttTATTGTTGACGGCCAGTGGCTGCCCAGTAAAGACTATAAGGTGACCTCTGATGAGGCAGCGGAAAATAACTTCATTACCAAAGAAGACATAACACAGCAATATGGAAACAGCACTGGAATGCTGGTTCCTGAAAGTGCCGGATTAGcagtttccaaaaataGCACTCTAATTGAGCCGGAAGAAGGAAAGCCCGTGAAGCTAAGAAGGTTTAAGATAAAGAGGGTGATAAAGACAAACAAGAAGACGGGGGAAAGTTCGATATTTTCTCAGGAGGTGACCGAACTGCACGATagcgaagatgaagagCAGCAAGTGAATAAGAACGGCAAAAATATAGATGACTCAAGCGGCACTGCGACTATGATTGAGAATAACATTGGCGCTGTAAACGAGGAAAAATCGGTTAAACCatatgaagaaaagcaaCATAAGGTTAGTCTTGTTAGAAACGAGGAATCCATTACAGACTTGGGCAAGACACAATCTTCTGATTCTAGATTATTTGAGTTGTCGGCtgaagaacttgaaaaggaagaagaggaggaagaggaggagcAAAACCAGGATGACACGGGTGCAGATGCCGAAGTTGCAAAGATTCCCAACGAAAAACCTTTGAATGAAGCCACGAACACTGAAAACCCTCAAGAGGATGTAGCAGTCGGCGCAGCTGCGATGACTGTTGAGGAGACTCATGGGAAACCCGCCGGTGAAGTTACGGCCAAGGCCCAAATTTTGGAGGCAAAACAAAAGCTACCAGCCGCTACTGCAAAAGAAGTTGAAGTGAAGAGATCTAACAAAAGCGCAAGATCTGCCGGCACAAATGGAGCACCACGTGAAAAGGTGCAAGAAAGTCCTGCCAAGAAAGGAGGGTTTTTCAGGAAGTTGAGCCAGCTTCTAAAGTAA
- the RPS3 gene encoding 40S ribosomal protein uS3 (similar to Saccharomyces cerevisiae RPS3 (YNL178W); ancestral locus Anc_2.76) gives MVALISKKRKLVADGVFYAELNEFFTRELAEEGYSGVEVRVTPTKTEVIIRATRTQDVLGENGRRINELTLLVQKRFKYAPGTIVLYAERVQDRGLSAVAQAESMKFKLLNGLAIRRAAYGVVRYVMESGAKGCEVVVSGKLRAARAKAMKFADGFLIHSGQPVNDFIDTATRHVLMRQGVLGIKVKIMRDPAKSRTGPKALPDAVTIIEPKEEEQILAPSVKDYRPAEETEAEAEPVEA, from the coding sequence ATGGTCGCTTTAATCtccaagaaaagaaagctaGTCGCTGACGGTGTCTTCTACGCTGAATTGAacgaatttttcaccagAGAATTAGCTGAAGAAGGTTACTCCGGTGTTGAAGTCCGTGTTACCCCAACCAAGACCGAAGTCATCATCAGAGCTACCAGAACTCAAGATGTTTTGGGTGAAAATGGTAGAAGAATCAACGAATTGACTTTGTTGGTTCAAAAGAGATTCAAGTACGCCCCAGGCACCATTGTCTTGTACGCTGAAAGAGTTCAAGACCGTGGTTTGTCCGCTGTTGCCCAAGCTGAATCCatgaaattcaaattgtTAAACGGTTTGGCTATCAGAAGAGCTGCTTACGGTGTCGTGAGATACGTTATGGAATCCGGTGCCAAGGGTTGTGAAGTCGTTGTCTCCGGTAAGTTAAGAGCTGCTAGAGCTAAGGCTATGAAATTCGCTGACGGTTTCTTGATCCACTCCGGTCAACCAGTCAACGACTTTATTGACACTGCTACTAGACATGTCTTGATGAGACAAGGTGTTTTGGGTATCAAGGTTAAAATTATGAGAGACCCAGCTAAGAGCAGAACTGGTCCAAAGGCTTTGCCAGATGCTGTTACCATCATTGAAccaaaggaagaagagCAAATTCTTGCCCCATCCGTCAAGGACTACAGACCAGCTGAAGAAACTGAAGCTGAAGCTGAACCAGTTGAAGCTTAA
- the MRPL22 gene encoding mitochondrial 54S ribosomal protein uL22m (similar to Saccharomyces cerevisiae MRPL22 (YNL177C); ancestral locus Anc_2.78) → MNLMARTPKASGISRTLLFSLSRRSMHTTPISFNNSKGSLFGSITENKIKDEVKNEDEDPNSFSNKLAVASDSSGEAPEINRNSITLKNDKLLQQHIVSLQQPEQLASQSLLSPLKRAIYEANCKINGGFYKKDTIVKLPNSNERYRLNLTRKEIEVLEPSVYVQSYRIKSSMKKATLLLRLLGGLDIMKAISQCHFSSKKISREVAELLQKGVKDGQKLGLRPEDLYISQIWTGSDGLWRKRVEFKARTRIGIISHPYIHVKLILKTKSITKQRLAYEAHVKEQRRAPWVQLNDKPIRGVTGGVYKW, encoded by the coding sequence atGAACTTGATGGCAAGAACACCCAAGGCCAGCGGAATTTCAAGAACCCTGCTTTTTTCCCTAAGTAGACGATCGATGCACACCACGCCTATAAGTTTTAACAATTCAAAAGGGTCGCTATTTGGAAGCATCACAGAAAATAAGATAAAGGATGAAGtgaagaatgaagatgaggacCCCAACAGCTTTTCCAACAAACTAGCCGTTGCTTCTGATTCTTCCGGAGAGGCCCCTGAAATTAATAGAAATTCGATAACTTTGAAGAACGACAAGTTATTGCAGCAGCACATCGTATCATTGCAGCAACCGGAACAACTAGCATCTCAAAGTCTTCTATCCCCTTTGAAGAGAGCAATCTATGAGGCTAATTGTAAAATCAACGGAGGATTTTATAAGAAAGATACCATTGTAAAGCTACCAAATTCTAATGAACGCTACAGATTGAAtttaacaagaaaagaaattgaagtaTTGGAGCCTTCCGTATACGTTCAATCTTACAGAATTAAatcttcaatgaaaaaggcCACGCTTCTGCTGAGGTTATTGGGGGGACTTGACATTATGAAAGCTATCTCTCAATGTCACTTTTCTAGCAAGAAAATTTCTCGTGAAGTCGCAGAACTACTTCAAAAAGGTGTCAAAGATGGTCAAAAGTTAGGTTTGAGACCAGAGGATCTGTACATCTCTCAGATCTGGACAGGTAGCGATGGACTTTGGCGAAAACGTGTTGAATTTAAAGCAAGGACAAGAATTGGTATCATAAGTCATCCTTACATACATGTCAAATTAATTCTGAAGACAAAGAGCATTACGAAACAAAGACTTGCTTATGAGGCACACGTGAAAGAGCAGAGAAGAGCACCGTGGGTGCAGTTGAATGACAAACCCATTAGGGGTGTTACAGGTGGTGTATATAAATGGTAA
- the NOP13 gene encoding Nop13p (similar to Saccharomyces cerevisiae NOP13 (YNL175C); ancestral locus Anc_2.80) → MSEIEVSKEESVIENNNEEQIKKALLDPTKKRKAEDEIEINLKSSVPLSKKQKRLLRRGKVTLEELNAKYNIDPKSIEEYKEDTGKKESGDAKKSTQDGESATDTVTTEDAAAIKKKEENKYGVWIGNLSFETTKDDLVRFFIAKTRDNEEEKSRVNEKDITRLSMPRVAAKNSNSMKNKGFCYMFFKNVEQMKAVLELSESHLNGRNMLIKDSENYSGRPDKDDLVAMSKNPPSRILFVGNLSFDVTDDLLRKHFQHCGDVVKIRMATFEDSGKCKGFAFIDFKNEEGSTNALKDKSCRKIAGRPLRMEYGEDRSKRQVRKKVENVTHDKPRSFDISDNRRYDSPRQDSGNKPEYKRSNANRRPPVDSNNRTKSSVALATAQRGSAAIVPSQGKKVKFD, encoded by the coding sequence ATGTCAGAAATCGAAGTCTCGAAGGAGGAAAGCGTAATCGAAAATAACAACGAAGAACAAATCAAGAAGGCCTTGCTCGACCCAaccaaaaagagaaaagctgaagatgaaattgaaatcaaCTTGAAGAGTTCAGTTCccctttcaaaaaaacaaaagcgTCTCTTGAGAAGGGGGAAAGTTACTTTAGAAGAGTTGAACGCTAAGTACAACATTGATCCTAAGTCCATAGAAGAATACAAAGAAGATACcggaaagaaagaatcTGGTGACGCAAAAAAGAGTACCCAAGATGGTGAATCTGCGACCGACACTGTAACAACTGAAGATGCTGCTgcaataaagaagaaagaggaaaataAATATGGTGTTTGGATCGGGAATTTGTCTTTCGAGACTACAAAAGATGATTTAGTCAGGTTCTTCATTGCTAAGACAAGAGACaacgaagaggaaaaaagcagagttaatgaaaaagatataACCAGACTATCTATGCCACGTGTTGCCGCCAAGAACTCCAACTCTATGAAGAATAAAGGATTTTGCTAcatgtttttcaagaacGTCGAGCAAATGAAAGCAGTCTTAGAATTATCTGAGTCTCACTTGAACGGAAGAAACATGCTAATCAAGGACTCTGAGAATTATTCAGGCAGACCAGATAAGGATGACTTAGTTGCCATGTCCAAAAACCCACCTTCTAGGATCCTATTCGTTGGTAATTTGTCATTCGATGTTACTGACGATTTGCTTagaaaacattttcaacattGTGGTGACGTTGTGAAGATCCGTATGGCAACATTCGAAGATAGTGGTAAATGTAAAGGGTTCGCATTCATTGACTTTAAAAATGAGGAAGGATCTACCAATGCTTTGAAGGATAAAAGTTGTAGAAAGATTGCAGGTAGACCATTGAGAATGGAATACGGTGAAGATAGAAGTAAAAGACAAGTTCGTAAGAAGGTTGAAAATGTAACTCATGATAAACCCCGTTCATTTGATATTTCTGACAACAGAAGATACGACAGTCCAAGACAAGACAGCGGCAACAAGCCTGAATATAAGAGGTCCAACGCCAACAGGCGTCCACCCGTGGATTCCAATAACCGTACAAAGAGTAGTGTGGCTTTAGCTACGGCGCAAAGAGGGTCTGCAGCCATTGTCCCATCGCAAGGTAAGAAAGTGAAGTTTGACTAG